One Actinosynnema pretiosum DNA segment encodes these proteins:
- a CDS encoding TetR/AcrR family transcriptional regulator, with product MARPRGRRGQGALLRDDILAAATRLLDLGGEHRVTLRAVAREAGITAPSIYPHFPDPPSVLKAAADAGRAELAALLTASATRSADPRRRLHDACRAYLDFATTRPGCYRVMSDHPDETAPGAPTTGHLAALIAECAATGRSTSTDPEADAVALWLGLHGIAHQRAAHRLFPWPADLVPDLVTALSGTTRRAGPNR from the coding sequence GTGGCCCGGCCGCGCGGGCGCAGGGGCCAGGGCGCGCTGCTGCGGGACGACATCCTGGCCGCCGCGACCCGCCTGCTCGACCTGGGCGGCGAGCACCGCGTCACCCTGCGGGCCGTGGCCCGCGAGGCGGGCATCACCGCCCCGTCGATCTACCCGCACTTCCCCGACCCGCCCTCGGTCCTGAAGGCCGCGGCGGACGCGGGCCGCGCCGAGCTGGCCGCCCTGCTGACCGCCTCGGCCACCCGCTCGGCGGACCCCCGGCGCAGGCTGCACGACGCGTGCCGCGCCTACCTGGACTTCGCCACCACCCGCCCCGGCTGCTACCGGGTCATGTCCGACCACCCGGACGAGACCGCCCCTGGGGCCCCGACCACCGGCCACCTCGCGGCCCTGATCGCCGAGTGCGCCGCGACCGGCCGCTCCACCAGCACCGACCCGGAGGCCGACGCGGTCGCCCTGTGGCTGGGCCTGCACGGCATCGCCCACCAGCGCGCGGCGCACCGGCTGTTCCCCTGGCCCGCCGACCTGGTGCCCGACCTGGTCACCGCGCTCTCCGGCACCACCCGGCGCGCCGGACCGAACCGCTGA
- a CDS encoding ABC transporter permease: protein MSTTTIATPAAPATAPREVDNRSAYVAFGLAYLLGHGGAALSHGADPVLAVPGWLPTAFLATGLAAGSVLSTVAAVRAKKGLGKPEATTASLLGAIWVTGFAALFLLITALADLTGSADLQSVLWPTGSALVVGLIYLAEGSARRNALHYALGTWLALVAGAAIFLGGSGLFGALAVAGGGAYLIAAVLERRRLVGAGALA, encoded by the coding sequence ATGTCCACCACCACGATCGCCACCCCCGCCGCCCCGGCCACCGCGCCCCGCGAGGTCGACAACCGCTCCGCGTACGTCGCGTTCGGCCTCGCCTACCTGCTCGGCCACGGCGGCGCGGCCCTGTCCCACGGCGCCGACCCGGTCCTGGCCGTGCCCGGCTGGCTGCCGACCGCGTTCCTCGCGACGGGCCTGGCGGCGGGCTCGGTGCTGAGCACCGTCGCCGCCGTCCGCGCCAAGAAGGGCCTCGGCAAACCCGAGGCCACCACCGCCTCGCTGCTCGGCGCCATCTGGGTCACCGGCTTCGCAGCCCTGTTCCTGCTGATCACCGCGCTGGCCGACCTGACCGGCTCCGCCGACCTGCAGAGCGTCCTGTGGCCGACCGGGTCCGCGCTGGTGGTGGGCCTGATCTACCTGGCCGAGGGCTCGGCCCGGCGCAACGCCCTGCACTACGCCCTCGGCACCTGGCTCGCCCTGGTGGCGGGCGCGGCGATCTTCCTGGGCGGATCGGGCCTGTTCGGGGCGCTGGCCGTGGCCGGTGGCGGCGCCTACCTGATCGCGGCGGTGCTGGAGCGCCGCAGGCTGGTCGGCGCGGGCGCGCTCGCCTGA
- a CDS encoding enoyl-CoA hydratase-related protein, translating into MSELLVDDADGVRTLVLNRPEAFNSLTTSLKEALLAAVREAAADGSVRAVVLTGSGRAFCGGQDLKEHVALLESGDPAPLETVERHYNPLVSAIAAMPKPVVAAVNGIAAGAGASLAFACDLRVVSEKARFVMSFANVGLTADSGASWTLPRLVGAGRAAELLLLGEPVGAEEALRIGLVNRVVPGEELAGSAHALAARLAAGPTVAYAKIKEALAAAWGTLDESLAVEARTQAEAGATEDHREGVAAFVGKREARFTGR; encoded by the coding sequence GTGTCCGAACTCCTCGTCGACGACGCCGACGGCGTTCGCACCCTCGTGCTGAACCGCCCGGAGGCGTTCAACTCGCTGACCACCTCGCTGAAGGAGGCGCTGCTGGCGGCCGTGCGGGAGGCGGCGGCCGACGGGTCGGTGCGGGCCGTGGTGCTGACCGGTTCGGGCCGGGCGTTCTGCGGCGGGCAGGACCTGAAGGAGCACGTCGCCCTGCTGGAGTCCGGCGACCCCGCGCCGCTGGAGACCGTGGAGCGGCACTACAACCCGCTGGTCTCGGCGATCGCGGCGATGCCGAAGCCGGTGGTGGCGGCGGTGAACGGGATCGCGGCCGGGGCCGGGGCGTCGCTGGCGTTCGCGTGCGACCTGCGGGTGGTGTCGGAGAAGGCGCGGTTCGTGATGTCGTTCGCGAACGTGGGGCTGACGGCGGACTCCGGGGCGTCCTGGACGCTGCCCCGGCTGGTCGGGGCCGGGCGGGCGGCGGAGCTGCTGCTGCTCGGCGAGCCGGTGGGCGCCGAGGAGGCGCTGCGGATCGGGCTGGTGAACCGGGTGGTGCCCGGCGAGGAGCTGGCCGGGTCGGCGCACGCGCTGGCGGCGCGGCTGGCGGCCGGGCCGACGGTGGCCTACGCGAAGATCAAGGAGGCGCTCGCGGCGGCCTGGGGGACGCTCGACGAGTCGCTGGCCGTGGAGGCGCGCACGCAGGCCGAGGCCGGGGCCACCGAGGACCACCGCGAGGGGGTCGCGGCGTTCGTGGGCAAGCGGGAGGCGCGGTTCACCGGGCGGTAG
- a CDS encoding PaaX family transcriptional regulator has translation MRARSALFDVYGGHLRQRGGAATIAALVRLLEPLDFAPPAVRTAVSRTVRQGWLEPVRLPDGPGYAMTPRAETRLDEAAARIYRTRPSTWDGRWHVVVLDEAPNREVRERVAPSLQLLGYGSLGPVTWIAPRPSPELRGVLAAEGVGASVFLGEHEGEPSELAARAWDLAELGADYARFVAEWEPVVSAVDGGSPPVAFAASQRFLHAWRKFLFRDPGLPDELLPAGWAGAEAAAFFDRHTGRLAGAAREFVDDCLAPAGAREAQESG, from the coding sequence GTGCGAGCCCGTTCCGCGCTGTTCGACGTGTACGGCGGCCACCTGCGGCAGCGCGGTGGCGCCGCGACGATCGCCGCCCTCGTCCGCCTGCTGGAACCGCTGGACTTCGCGCCCCCCGCGGTGCGCACGGCCGTGTCGCGCACGGTCAGGCAGGGCTGGTTGGAGCCGGTGCGGCTGCCCGACGGCCCCGGTTACGCGATGACGCCCCGCGCGGAGACCCGCCTCGACGAGGCGGCGGCGCGCATCTACCGCACCCGGCCGTCCACCTGGGACGGTCGCTGGCACGTGGTGGTGCTGGACGAGGCGCCGAACCGGGAGGTGCGGGAGCGGGTCGCGCCGTCGCTGCAGCTGCTCGGGTACGGGTCGCTGGGGCCGGTCACCTGGATCGCGCCGAGGCCGTCGCCGGAGCTGCGCGGGGTGCTGGCGGCCGAGGGCGTGGGGGCCTCGGTGTTCCTCGGGGAGCACGAGGGCGAGCCGTCCGAGCTGGCGGCGCGGGCGTGGGACCTGGCGGAGCTGGGCGCGGACTACGCGCGGTTCGTGGCCGAGTGGGAGCCGGTGGTGTCCGCTGTGGACGGCGGGTCGCCGCCGGTGGCGTTCGCGGCCTCGCAGCGGTTCCTGCACGCGTGGCGCAAGTTCCTGTTCCGCGATCCGGGGCTGCCGGACGAGCTGCTGCCCGCCGGGTGGGCGGGGGCGGAGGCCGCCGCGTTCTTCGACCGGCACACCGGTCGGCTGGCGGGGGCGGCGCGGGAGTTCGTGGACGACTGCCTGGCCCCTGCGGGCGCGCGCGAGGCGCAGGAGTCCGGTTGA
- a CDS encoding DUF3117 domain-containing protein, protein MAAMKPRTGDGPLEVTKEGRGIVMRVPLEGGGRLVVEMSADEANALGDALKAAAG, encoded by the coding sequence ATGGCGGCCATGAAGCCCCGGACCGGCGACGGTCCCCTTGAGGTGACCAAGGAGGGGCGGGGCATCGTGATGCGCGTTCCGCTGGAAGGCGGTGGGCGCCTAGTGGTCGAGATGTCGGCCGACGAGGCGAACGCGCTGGGCGACGCGCTCAAGGCGGCCGCGGGCTGA
- a CDS encoding leucyl aminopeptidase family protein has protein sequence MHVPLPTPLVAVEVADEPRPGVPPVVLTDDEAGETRKDDEGRWRLGVGGGKPAHWRRAGAALTRELAGSGARFDVELTDAADAESVRAFVLGAVLGGYKFSLTSGDAPERVESLRLVAPDEGYTDVLAAEAFRAHLLASATAFNRDLANAPSNVKDPAWVAAAAVDAARGTPGLQVQVRDEKWLAKRGFGGVLAVGGGSTRPPRLVELTWRGGDGPHVVLVGKGITFDTGGISVKPAEGMHLMRTDMSGGAAVIAAVVALARRGSPVRVTGLVPLAENHVSGSAYRPGDVVRQYGGTTTEIGNTDAEGRLVLADALAYAVDELEPDVLVDVATLTGAMKVALGLRTGGLFSNSDAVAEALAGAGERVGEAWWRMPLLEDHADDVRGQLADLRQTPPGPGGITAALFLREFTGGLPWAHLDIAGPARAEEAHDEVVPGATGFSARTLVEFVEAYKG, from the coding sequence GTGCACGTGCCGCTGCCCACCCCGCTGGTCGCCGTAGAGGTGGCCGACGAACCCCGTCCTGGCGTGCCACCGGTCGTGCTGACCGATGACGAAGCCGGGGAGACCCGCAAGGACGACGAGGGCCGCTGGCGGCTCGGAGTCGGGGGCGGGAAGCCCGCGCACTGGCGGCGCGCGGGCGCGGCGCTGACGCGGGAGCTGGCGGGCAGCGGCGCGCGGTTCGACGTCGAGCTGACCGACGCGGCCGACGCCGAGTCGGTGCGCGCGTTCGTGCTCGGCGCCGTCCTCGGCGGCTACAAGTTCAGCCTGACCAGCGGCGACGCGCCCGAGCGGGTGGAGTCGCTGCGCCTGGTCGCGCCCGACGAGGGCTACACCGACGTGCTGGCCGCCGAGGCGTTCCGGGCGCACCTGCTCGCCTCGGCCACCGCGTTCAACCGCGACCTGGCCAACGCGCCGTCCAACGTGAAGGACCCGGCCTGGGTGGCCGCCGCGGCGGTCGACGCGGCGCGCGGCACCCCCGGCCTGCAGGTGCAGGTCCGGGACGAGAAGTGGCTGGCCAAGCGCGGTTTCGGCGGCGTCCTCGCGGTCGGCGGCGGCTCCACCCGGCCGCCGAGGCTGGTCGAGCTGACCTGGCGCGGCGGCGACGGGCCGCACGTGGTGCTGGTCGGCAAGGGCATCACGTTCGACACCGGCGGCATCTCGGTCAAGCCCGCCGAGGGGATGCACCTGATGCGCACCGACATGTCCGGTGGCGCCGCCGTCATCGCCGCCGTGGTCGCGCTGGCCCGCCGCGGCTCACCGGTCCGGGTGACCGGCCTGGTGCCGCTGGCGGAGAACCACGTGTCCGGCTCGGCCTACCGGCCGGGCGACGTGGTGCGGCAGTACGGCGGGACCACCACCGAGATCGGCAACACCGACGCCGAGGGCAGGCTCGTGCTGGCCGACGCGCTGGCGTACGCGGTGGACGAGCTGGAGCCGGACGTCCTGGTCGACGTGGCGACGCTGACCGGCGCGATGAAGGTCGCGCTGGGGCTGCGCACGGGCGGGCTGTTCAGCAACTCGGACGCGGTCGCGGAGGCGCTGGCGGGCGCGGGCGAGCGCGTCGGCGAGGCGTGGTGGCGGATGCCGCTGCTGGAGGACCACGCGGACGACGTGCGCGGCCAGCTCGCCGACCTCCGCCAGACCCCGCCCGGCCCCGGCGGCATCACGGCGGCGCTGTTCCTGCGCGAGTTCACCGGCGGACTGCCGTGGGCGCACCTGGACATCGCCGGGCCCGCGCGCGCCGAGGAGGCGCACGACGAGGTCGTGCCCGGCGCGACGGGCTTCTCGGCGCGGACTCTGGTGGAGTTCGTGGAGGCGTACAAGGGCTGA
- a CDS encoding LysR substrate-binding domain-containing protein — protein MDELAPKLAVLRFLATDEHLTRAAEHAGVPQPTVSRWLAALGEALGAPVVVRDGRRVRLTRAGRLLAESAERAVAALEAGWRAAAEEVDPERGQVALGFLHLLGRSLVPGLVRGFRNGHPAVRFRLVQDSRQVLLERLADGGVDLALIAPPPSGAEAGGGATGGAAGGAAGGDAAGGAAGTAAGGTAGGAAGGDATRGAAGTEADGGAGDVAGGDAARGAAGAEAGGAVGRLAWRVLRTQELVLVVHASHRLAARRRAVRVADLAGEAFVGLERGYGLRQITDELCAAAGFTPELAFEGQETETVRGLVSAGLGVAVLPAADHPTDLVELPLLPRAERRIALVWPTDHPLPPAVRVFRDHAINEHPVGKPSVAKPPINGPLVSDSPAG, from the coding sequence ATGGATGAATTGGCGCCGAAGCTCGCTGTGCTGCGGTTCCTGGCGACCGACGAGCACCTGACGCGCGCGGCCGAGCACGCCGGTGTGCCGCAGCCCACGGTGAGCCGGTGGCTGGCCGCGCTCGGGGAGGCGCTGGGGGCGCCGGTGGTGGTGCGCGACGGCAGGCGGGTGCGGTTGACCAGGGCGGGGAGGCTGCTGGCCGAGTCGGCGGAGCGGGCGGTCGCGGCGCTGGAGGCGGGGTGGCGGGCGGCGGCCGAGGAGGTGGACCCGGAGCGGGGGCAGGTGGCGCTGGGGTTCCTGCACCTGCTGGGGCGGTCGCTGGTGCCGGGGCTGGTGCGGGGGTTCCGGAACGGGCACCCGGCGGTGCGGTTCCGGCTGGTGCAGGACTCGCGGCAGGTGCTGCTGGAGCGGCTGGCGGACGGCGGCGTGGACCTGGCGCTGATCGCGCCGCCGCCTTCGGGGGCGGAGGCGGGGGGCGGGGCGACGGGTGGTGCGGCGGGTGGTGCGGCGGGCGGGGATGCGGCTGGCGGCGCGGCGGGCACCGCGGCTGGCGGCACAGCGGGCGGTGCGGCTGGCGGGGATGCGACCCGCGGCGCGGCGGGCACCGAGGCCGATGGTGGGGCGGGCGACGTGGCCGGCGGGGATGCGGCCCGTGGCGCGGCGGGCGCCGAGGCCGGTGGGGCGGTGGGGCGCTTGGCCTGGCGGGTGCTGCGGACGCAGGAGCTGGTGCTGGTGGTGCACGCCTCGCACCGGTTGGCGGCGCGGCGGCGGGCGGTGCGGGTGGCGGACCTGGCGGGTGAGGCTTTCGTCGGGCTGGAGCGCGGGTACGGGTTGCGGCAGATCACCGACGAGCTGTGCGCGGCGGCCGGGTTCACGCCCGAGCTGGCCTTCGAGGGGCAGGAGACGGAGACGGTGCGCGGGCTGGTGTCGGCCGGGCTGGGCGTCGCGGTGCTGCCCGCCGCCGACCACCCCACCGACCTGGTCGAGCTGCCGCTCCTGCCGCGCGCCGAGCGCCGCATCGCCCTGGTCTGGCCCACCGACCACCCGCTGCCGCCCGCCGTGCGCGTCTTCCGCGACCACGCGATCAACGAGCACCCGGTCGGCAAGCCCTCAGTCGCCAAGCCCCCGATCAACGGGCCCCTGGTCAGCGACTCCCCGGCTGGCTGA
- a CDS encoding MFS transporter yields MTRLTTATAATGFATFALLYAPQPVLPQLAAEFGLDPSGASFAIGAATGALALAVVPLATLSERLGRRRVIVWSLAVAAAVGLLLPLAPDYPVFLLLRVLQGLATAGVPAAAMAFLAEEVGALGVGAAIGALVAGNSAGGMVGRLVAGVGVDWLGWRAALALVGAFGVLCAVLVALFLPDGTTRRAPSTRSDVRAGLVSAVSDPVLLCLHAVGLLGTAAFISLFNAIPFRLAAPPLSLPARFAALVFLAYAAGGLCSALAGRLSDRVGRAAVAVGALGVAATGALLTLPDALPAVGAGLLLFTGGFFAAHATASAWVGARARAKGQASGVYLSAYYLGSSAGGALGATAYAAWGWPALTAAITCWLALAAAAIALAHLLTARATAQNSSGTTTPGSAAISTSPTRGNRFRPDSSPNVTDRASAGTSTTTAPGNT; encoded by the coding sequence ATGACCAGGCTGACCACGGCCACCGCCGCGACCGGGTTCGCGACCTTCGCCCTGCTGTACGCGCCGCAGCCCGTGCTGCCGCAGCTGGCGGCCGAGTTCGGCCTCGACCCGAGCGGCGCGTCGTTCGCGATCGGCGCGGCCACCGGCGCGCTCGCGCTGGCCGTGGTGCCGCTCGCGACCCTGTCCGAGCGCCTCGGCCGCAGGCGGGTCATCGTCTGGTCGCTGGCCGTCGCCGCCGCCGTCGGCCTCCTGCTGCCCCTGGCCCCGGACTACCCGGTGTTCCTGCTCCTGCGCGTCCTGCAGGGCCTGGCGACCGCCGGGGTCCCCGCCGCCGCGATGGCGTTCCTGGCCGAGGAGGTCGGCGCGCTCGGCGTCGGCGCCGCGATCGGCGCGCTGGTGGCGGGCAACAGCGCGGGCGGCATGGTCGGCAGGCTCGTCGCGGGCGTCGGCGTCGACTGGCTCGGCTGGCGCGCCGCGCTGGCCCTGGTCGGCGCGTTCGGCGTGCTGTGCGCGGTCCTGGTGGCCCTGTTCCTCCCGGACGGCACGACCCGCCGCGCCCCCTCCACCCGCTCGGACGTGCGCGCGGGCCTCGTGTCGGCGGTCTCGGACCCGGTGCTGCTGTGCCTGCACGCGGTGGGCCTGCTGGGCACGGCCGCCTTCATCTCCCTGTTCAACGCGATCCCGTTCCGCCTGGCCGCGCCGCCCCTGTCCCTGCCCGCGCGGTTCGCCGCACTGGTGTTCCTGGCGTACGCGGCGGGCGGCCTGTGCTCGGCGCTCGCGGGCAGGCTGTCCGACCGCGTCGGCCGCGCGGCGGTGGCGGTCGGCGCGCTGGGCGTGGCCGCGACCGGCGCGCTCCTGACCCTGCCGGACGCCCTGCCCGCCGTCGGCGCGGGCCTGCTCCTGTTCACCGGCGGCTTCTTCGCCGCCCACGCCACCGCCAGCGCCTGGGTCGGCGCCCGCGCGCGGGCCAAGGGCCAGGCGTCGGGCGTCTACCTGTCCGCCTACTACCTGGGCAGCAGCGCGGGCGGCGCCCTGGGCGCGACGGCCTACGCCGCGTGGGGCTGGCCCGCTCTGACGGCGGCGATCACCTGCTGGCTGGCGCTGGCCGCCGCGGCGATCGCCCTGGCCCACCTGCTCACCGCCCGCGCCACCGCTCAGAACTCCAGCGGCACCACGACCCCCGGATCCGCCGCGATCTCCACGTCCCCCACCCGCGGCAACCGCTTCCGCCCGGACTCGAGCCCGAACGTCACCGACCGCGCGTCCGCGGGCACCTCCACCACCACCGCGCCGGGGAACACCTGA
- the glgA gene encoding glycogen synthase: MRIGLLTREYPPEVYGGAGVHVGFLVPRLRELVEVDVHAFGGPRPDATAHNPALELARANAALGVLSADLGMAAALGGVDLAHSHTWYANLAGHLAKLLHGVPHVVTAHSLEPRRPWKAEQLGGGYRVSSWVERTAYEAADAVIAVSEGMRADVLDCYPALDPARVHVVRNGIDTEEYRPVDGVDALVANGIDPDRPIVAFVGRITRQKGVGHLVAAAHRISPEAQVVLCAGAPDTPEIAEETRVAVAELSAARPGVVWLQGMLPADQVKQILSRAAVFVCPSVYEPLGIVNLEAMACGTAVVASDVGGIPEVVRDGETGLLVHYDASDEAGFRAGLADAVNALLADPARAAAFGAAGRERAVREFSWGTVAEQTVDVYRAALENTC, from the coding sequence GTGCGAATTGGACTGCTGACTCGGGAGTACCCGCCGGAGGTCTACGGCGGGGCTGGGGTGCACGTCGGTTTCCTGGTGCCGAGGTTGCGCGAACTGGTCGAGGTGGACGTGCACGCGTTCGGCGGGCCGAGGCCCGACGCGACCGCGCACAACCCGGCCCTGGAGCTGGCGCGGGCGAACGCCGCGCTGGGGGTGCTGTCGGCCGACCTCGGCATGGCGGCGGCGCTGGGCGGGGTCGACCTGGCGCACTCCCACACCTGGTACGCGAACCTGGCCGGGCACCTGGCGAAGCTGCTGCACGGGGTGCCGCACGTGGTGACGGCGCACTCGCTGGAGCCGCGCAGGCCGTGGAAGGCCGAGCAGCTCGGCGGCGGGTACCGGGTGTCGTCGTGGGTGGAGCGGACCGCGTACGAGGCGGCGGACGCGGTCATCGCGGTGAGCGAGGGGATGCGGGCCGACGTGCTGGACTGCTACCCGGCGCTCGACCCGGCGCGGGTGCACGTGGTGCGCAACGGGATCGACACCGAGGAGTACCGGCCGGTCGACGGCGTGGACGCCCTGGTGGCCAACGGGATCGACCCGGACCGGCCGATCGTGGCGTTCGTGGGGCGGATCACCAGGCAGAAGGGCGTCGGGCACCTGGTGGCCGCGGCGCACCGGATCTCGCCGGAGGCGCAGGTCGTGCTGTGCGCGGGCGCGCCGGACACCCCGGAGATCGCCGAGGAGACGCGGGTCGCGGTCGCCGAGCTGTCGGCGGCGCGGCCGGGGGTGGTGTGGTTGCAGGGGATGCTGCCCGCGGACCAGGTGAAGCAGATCCTGAGCCGGGCGGCGGTGTTCGTGTGCCCGTCGGTGTACGAGCCGCTGGGGATCGTGAACCTGGAGGCGATGGCCTGCGGGACCGCCGTGGTGGCCTCGGACGTGGGCGGCATCCCCGAGGTGGTGCGGGACGGCGAGACCGGGCTGCTGGTGCACTACGACGCCTCGGACGAGGCCGGGTTCCGGGCCGGGCTGGCGGACGCGGTGAACGCGCTGCTGGCCGATCCGGCGCGGGCGGCGGCGTTCGGCGCGGCGGGGCGGGAGCGCGCGGTGCGGGAGTTCTCCTGGGGAACGGTCGCCGAGCAGACGGTGGACGTGTACCGCGCGGCGCTGGAAAACACGTGCTAG
- the glgC gene encoding glucose-1-phosphate adenylyltransferase, which yields MKGQPHVLGIVLAGGEGKRLWPLTADRAKPAVPFGGNYRLVDFVLSNLVNAGFVQLCVLTQYKSHSLDRHISTTWRLSNVLGQYVTPVPAQQRLGPRWYTGSADAIYQSLNLVHDEKPDHIAVFGADNVYRMDPGQMLQQHVDSGAGVTVAGMRVPRAEAKAFGCIDSDEFGKITQFLEKPSEPPHVPGDPEVTFASMGNYIFTTEALLDALRDDAADADSDHDMGGNIIPALVNQGRAHVYDFADNSVPGESERDRGYWRDVGTIDAYYEAHMDLVSVHPVFNLYNQSWPIRTATPPLPPAKFIAGGSAEDSMVGPGSIISGTVHGSVISSDVVVETGSVVQGSVLLPGVRIGRGAVVRRAILDKNVVVPDGALIGVHPATDRSRYTVSAGGVTVLGKGVTAHLD from the coding sequence GTGAAGGGCCAACCGCACGTCCTGGGAATTGTCCTCGCCGGTGGTGAGGGAAAGCGGCTGTGGCCGTTGACCGCTGACCGGGCCAAGCCCGCGGTGCCCTTCGGAGGCAACTACCGGTTGGTGGACTTCGTCCTGTCGAACCTCGTGAACGCGGGCTTCGTCCAGCTCTGCGTGCTCACGCAGTACAAGTCGCACTCGCTGGACCGGCACATCTCCACGACGTGGCGGCTGTCCAACGTGCTGGGGCAGTACGTGACGCCGGTGCCCGCGCAGCAGCGCCTCGGCCCGCGCTGGTACACCGGCTCGGCCGACGCGATCTACCAGTCGCTCAACCTCGTGCACGACGAGAAGCCCGACCACATCGCGGTCTTCGGCGCGGACAACGTCTACCGGATGGACCCCGGTCAGATGCTCCAGCAGCACGTCGACAGCGGCGCGGGCGTCACCGTCGCCGGGATGCGGGTGCCGCGCGCCGAGGCCAAGGCGTTCGGCTGCATCGACTCCGACGAGTTCGGCAAGATCACCCAGTTCCTGGAGAAGCCCTCCGAGCCGCCGCACGTGCCCGGCGACCCCGAGGTCACCTTCGCGTCCATGGGCAACTACATCTTCACCACCGAGGCCCTGCTCGACGCCCTGCGCGACGACGCCGCCGACGCCGACTCGGACCACGACATGGGCGGCAACATCATCCCCGCCCTGGTGAACCAGGGCCGCGCGCACGTCTACGACTTCGCGGACAACAGCGTCCCCGGCGAGAGCGAGCGCGACCGGGGCTACTGGCGCGACGTGGGGACCATCGACGCCTACTACGAGGCGCACATGGACCTGGTGTCGGTGCACCCGGTGTTCAACCTCTACAACCAGTCCTGGCCGATCCGCACCGCGACGCCCCCGCTGCCGCCCGCCAAGTTCATCGCGGGCGGGAGCGCCGAGGACTCGATGGTGGGGCCGGGCTCGATCATCTCGGGCACCGTGCACGGGTCGGTGATCAGCTCGGACGTGGTGGTCGAGACCGGGTCGGTGGTGCAGGGCAGCGTGCTGCTGCCCGGCGTGCGGATCGGGCGCGGCGCGGTGGTGCGGCGGGCGATCCTGGACAAGAACGTCGTCGTGCCGGACGGCGCGCTCATCGGCGTCCACCCGGCGACGGACCGGTCGCGGTACACGGTCAGCGCGGGCGGCGTGACCGTGCTCGGCAAGGGCGTGACGGCGCACCTGGACTGA
- the sigE gene encoding RNA polymerase sigma factor SigE, with amino-acid sequence MRTQPINAAATAPTATIDEVEWTPPTWDEVVREHADRVYRLAYRLTGNQHDAEDLTQETFIRVFRSLASYKPGTFEGWLHRITTNLFLDMARRRSRLRMEGLPEDTDRLAGDDPSPEQVYTETHLDPDLQAALDELPPEFRAAVVLCDVEGLSYEEIGATLGVKLGTVRSRIHRGRQALRVALERRRAQQREDA; translated from the coding sequence ATGCGAACCCAGCCGATCAACGCCGCCGCAACCGCGCCCACCGCCACCATCGACGAGGTCGAGTGGACCCCGCCCACGTGGGACGAGGTCGTGCGCGAGCACGCCGACCGGGTGTACCGGCTGGCCTACCGACTGACGGGCAACCAGCACGACGCCGAGGACCTCACCCAGGAGACCTTCATCCGGGTGTTCCGCTCCCTGGCGTCGTACAAGCCGGGCACGTTCGAGGGCTGGCTGCACCGCATCACCACGAACCTGTTCCTGGACATGGCCCGCCGCCGCTCGCGGCTGCGCATGGAGGGCCTGCCCGAGGACACCGACCGGCTCGCGGGCGACGACCCCAGCCCCGAGCAGGTCTACACCGAGACCCACCTCGACCCCGACCTGCAGGCCGCGCTGGACGAGCTGCCCCCGGAGTTCCGGGCCGCCGTGGTGCTCTGCGACGTGGAAGGGCTGTCGTACGAGGAGATCGGCGCCACCCTCGGGGTGAAGCTGGGTACGGTGAGGAGCAGGATTCACCGGGGTCGCCAGGCCCTCCGGGTCGCGCTCGAGCGGCGCCGGGCACAGCAGCGGGAGGACGCGTGA
- a CDS encoding anti-sigma factor: MTDLRGWGLPEQHLLPDAVVAFVDGELSASAHSRASAHLAACPFCAAEAYSQQQARSAVRSATTPCAPAGLLARLGAIPQEVDLPSAPDGLAVTEDGQLVTVQRPQRATGHQPTAFGSGPALGQSRPFGTGARIGSGGRFGSRARQGAGVVVSGLMLGALALVVPGGDDSAPQPAQGTVPVPTPAVAPAMTTVPPLPVDDGADPLRAVSHQRFTR; this comes from the coding sequence GTGACCGATCTGCGAGGTTGGGGACTGCCCGAGCAGCACCTGCTGCCCGACGCCGTCGTCGCCTTCGTCGACGGCGAGCTGTCGGCCTCGGCCCACAGCCGGGCCTCCGCGCACCTGGCGGCGTGCCCGTTCTGCGCCGCCGAGGCGTACTCGCAGCAGCAGGCCAGGTCCGCCGTGCGATCGGCGACCACCCCGTGCGCGCCCGCGGGCCTGCTGGCCAGGCTGGGCGCGATCCCGCAGGAGGTCGACCTCCCCAGCGCCCCCGACGGCCTCGCCGTCACCGAGGACGGCCAGCTCGTCACCGTCCAGCGCCCCCAGCGCGCCACCGGCCACCAGCCCACCGCGTTCGGCTCCGGCCCCGCGCTCGGCCAGTCCCGCCCTTTCGGGACGGGCGCCCGCATCGGCTCAGGCGGGCGCTTCGGCAGCAGGGCCAGGCAGGGCGCGGGCGTGGTGGTGTCGGGCCTGATGCTCGGCGCGCTGGCGCTCGTCGTCCCCGGCGGTGACGACAGCGCCCCCCAGCCCGCGCAGGGCACCGTCCCCGTGCCGACCCCGGCCGTCGCGCCCGCGATGACGACGGTCCCGCCGCTGCCCGTCGACGACGGTGCGGATCCCCTCCGGGCGGTCTCCCACCAGCGGTTCACCCGCTGA